One window of Watersipora subatra chromosome 3, tzWatSuba1.1, whole genome shotgun sequence genomic DNA carries:
- the LOC137392036 gene encoding uncharacterized protein: MSTTFRKLVENGSIWKLCIAGTIIPVGAAVGKATIQYKLEKQQYYTEAVKLIREYKALDDFLGEPWQILWVQRGITSRTKILKDRVNLDLPVRGRKDKGTVHVSASRSSSSWLVDQLDIKLKKSRKEWTLYKRISGTEATGSADI, from the exons ATGTCAACAACATTCAGAAAGCTAGTTGAGAATGGCTCTATATGGAAACTGTGTATTGCTGGAACTATTATACCTGTAGGAGCTGCTGTTGGCAAAGCTACCATTCAAT ACAAGTTAGAAAAGCAGCAGTATTATACTGAAGCTGTCAAACTTATCCGGGAATATAAAGCTCTTGATGACTTTTTGGGAGAGCCTTGGCAAATTCTCTGGGTCCAACGAGGCATCACTTCACGCACAAAAATTCTCAAAGATAGAGTTAACTTGGACCTGCCAGTGAGAGGTCGGAAAGACAAGGGGACGGTGCATGTGTCAGCTTCGAGGTCTAGTAGTAG TTGGCTGGTTGATCAATTAGATATAAAATTGAAGAAGAGCAGGAAAGAGTGGACATTATATAAGAGGATATCAGGAACAGAAGCCACAGGAAGTGCTGACATATAA